The proteins below come from a single Dermatophilaceae bacterium Soc4.6 genomic window:
- a CDS encoding ferredoxin reductase: MTSLLPTRTLPALAGVGSVRAALWRVVEAATTPVLPAEYLDIFAPMRSGAELRGRVVSVTPETADATRVVIRPGRSWRGHRPGQYVRIGVDVDGVRCWRAYSLTSLAEAPDGLLSICVKAIPDGTVSNHVVRSLQPGTLIHLDQATGDFTLPTTLPAKALFVTGGSGITPVMGMLRNHLAELPDVVLVHSAPTAADVIFAPELQAWHDAGRLRLVERHTDADGMVAASDLDQLVPDWREREAWACGPTGMLDAFEAHYADAGLGERLHTERFRPAVVVEGEGGSVTFTRSGSATVVEADGATPILDAGEDAGVLLKSGCRMGICFGCVVPLRSGAVRDLRDGNLTVATDGDDVRIQTCVSAAAGACEIDL; the protein is encoded by the coding sequence GTGACCAGTCTCCTCCCCACCCGCACCCTCCCGGCCCTCGCCGGTGTCGGCTCTGTGCGCGCTGCCCTCTGGCGAGTGGTGGAGGCAGCCACGACGCCCGTGCTGCCGGCGGAGTACCTCGACATCTTCGCGCCGATGCGCTCGGGGGCCGAGCTGCGCGGCCGCGTGGTGTCGGTGACGCCCGAGACGGCCGATGCGACCCGCGTGGTCATCCGGCCCGGCCGCTCCTGGCGGGGACACCGGCCGGGGCAGTACGTCCGCATCGGAGTCGACGTCGACGGCGTGCGCTGCTGGCGCGCCTACTCCCTCACCTCGTTGGCCGAGGCGCCCGACGGTCTGCTCTCCATCTGCGTCAAGGCCATCCCCGACGGCACGGTCAGCAACCACGTCGTGCGCTCGCTGCAGCCCGGCACCCTCATCCACCTCGACCAGGCGACCGGTGACTTCACGCTGCCGACGACCCTCCCGGCCAAGGCGCTCTTCGTCACCGGCGGCAGCGGCATCACGCCCGTCATGGGCATGCTGCGCAACCATCTCGCCGAGCTGCCCGACGTGGTGCTCGTCCACTCGGCCCCGACGGCCGCCGACGTGATCTTCGCCCCCGAGCTGCAGGCCTGGCACGACGCCGGCCGCCTGCGCCTCGTCGAGCGGCACACCGACGCCGACGGCATGGTCGCGGCGTCCGACCTCGACCAGCTCGTGCCCGACTGGCGCGAGCGCGAGGCGTGGGCGTGCGGCCCCACCGGCATGCTCGACGCCTTCGAGGCGCACTACGCCGACGCCGGTCTGGGCGAGCGCCTGCACACCGAGCGCTTCCGCCCCGCCGTGGTCGTCGAGGGTGAGGGTGGCTCGGTCACCTTCACCCGCAGTGGCTCCGCCACGGTCGTCGAGGCCGACGGCGCCACCCCGATCCTCGACGCCGGTGAGGACGCCGGCGTCCTGCTGAAGTCCGGGTGCCGCATGGGCATCTGCTTCGGCTGCGTCGTCCCCCTGCGCTCCGGCGCCGTGCGCGACCTGCGCGACGGCAACCTGACGGTTGCCACCGACGGTGACGACGTGCGCATCCAGACCTGCGTGTCGGCCGCTGCCGGCGCGTGCGAGATCGACCTCTAG
- a CDS encoding acyl-CoA desaturase, with the protein MAAQPQTAVRRSVTAPLADGEFDLSIDGSLAGTPQAPTRTQPANKRLSVATTERTFKPKHSGKPDPIAHLSAEQIEAIGAELDALRQEVLGSRGAADAAYIRKVLAWQRGLEMGSRAVLLFSLFPPAWLLGTAGLSVAKILENMELGHNIMHGQWDWMRDPRIHSQEWEWDNATPSEAWKRSHNQLHHTFTNVIGRDNDLGYGIMRVDEDQKWIPLYTVQPLLNFVNMLLFEYGIAAYDLEIGAYLTGRGRSKEEFRAEVRKVLGKIGQQARRDYVIHPLLSGPSFVQTLGANVVANTVRNVWTHTVIMCGHFPEGVETFARASIEGETRGEWYVRQMLGSANITGSKALHLMTGNLSHQIEHHLFPDLPSNRYAEIAPQIQDLCQRYGLTYVSGSLPAQVFSAWKQVVTLSLPNPQEGRSRVGLAVEAIKKSRARKKRSVKATV; encoded by the coding sequence ATGGCTGCCCAGCCCCAGACCGCCGTACGCCGTTCCGTGACCGCGCCCCTCGCCGACGGTGAGTTCGACCTCAGCATCGATGGCTCGCTCGCCGGCACCCCGCAGGCGCCGACGCGGACGCAGCCGGCCAACAAGCGCCTGTCGGTGGCCACCACCGAGCGCACGTTCAAGCCCAAGCACTCGGGCAAGCCCGACCCCATCGCCCACCTGAGCGCCGAGCAGATCGAGGCCATCGGGGCCGAGCTGGACGCTCTGCGGCAGGAGGTCCTCGGGTCGCGTGGAGCCGCTGACGCCGCCTACATCCGCAAGGTCCTGGCGTGGCAGCGGGGCCTCGAGATGGGCAGCCGCGCCGTCCTGTTGTTCTCGCTCTTCCCGCCGGCGTGGCTGCTCGGCACGGCCGGGCTGTCGGTGGCCAAGATCCTCGAGAACATGGAGCTCGGCCACAACATCATGCACGGGCAGTGGGACTGGATGCGCGACCCGCGCATCCACAGCCAGGAGTGGGAGTGGGACAACGCCACCCCCTCCGAGGCGTGGAAGCGCTCACACAACCAGCTGCACCACACCTTCACCAACGTCATCGGCCGGGACAACGACCTCGGCTACGGCATCATGCGGGTCGACGAGGACCAGAAGTGGATCCCGCTCTACACCGTGCAGCCCCTGCTCAACTTCGTCAACATGCTGCTCTTCGAGTACGGCATCGCCGCCTACGACCTCGAGATCGGTGCCTACCTCACGGGTCGAGGACGGAGCAAGGAGGAGTTCCGGGCCGAGGTGCGCAAGGTACTGGGCAAGATCGGCCAGCAGGCGCGCCGCGACTACGTCATCCACCCCCTGCTGTCGGGCCCGTCCTTCGTCCAGACGCTCGGCGCGAACGTCGTGGCCAACACCGTGCGCAACGTCTGGACGCACACGGTCATCATGTGCGGCCACTTCCCCGAGGGTGTCGAGACCTTCGCCCGCGCCTCCATCGAGGGCGAGACCCGTGGCGAGTGGTACGTCCGTCAGATGCTCGGCTCCGCCAACATCACGGGCAGCAAGGCCCTGCACCTCATGACGGGCAACCTCAGCCACCAGATCGAGCACCACCTGTTCCCGGACCTGCCGAGCAACCGCTATGCCGAGATCGCCCCGCAGATCCAGGACCTCTGCCAGCGCTACGGCCTGACCTACGTCAGCGGCTCGCTGCCCGCTCAGGTGTTCTCGGCGTGGAAGCAGGTCGTGACCCTCTCCCTGCCCAACCCGCAGGAAGGGCGCAGCCGGGTCGGCCTCGCCGTCGAGGCGATCAAGAAGAGCCGTGCGCGCAAGAAGCGCTCGGTCAAGGCGACCGTCTGA
- a CDS encoding universal stress protein, with amino-acid sequence MSVAQPAPGSVVVGVDGSKSSLKALRWAAFVASATGSTLVVASAYQPAPTFGLVGSGRRSAAERDPDAVSREALEALVHRVLGGPSPAGLECRVLRGNAAELLLDLSAHARMLVLGSRRHGRVRRLLPGSVSAACTEQATCRVLVVDGTTPPPPHHRA; translated from the coding sequence GTGTCCGTCGCGCAACCCGCACCCGGATCGGTCGTCGTCGGCGTGGACGGCTCGAAATCGAGCCTGAAGGCGCTGCGCTGGGCCGCCTTCGTCGCGTCCGCCACCGGCAGCACGCTGGTCGTCGCGAGCGCCTACCAGCCTGCACCCACCTTCGGTCTCGTCGGCTCGGGCCGCAGGTCTGCGGCCGAGCGCGACCCCGACGCCGTCTCGCGCGAGGCCCTCGAGGCCCTCGTGCACCGCGTCCTCGGTGGGCCGTCGCCAGCCGGCCTCGAGTGCCGGGTCCTGCGGGGGAACGCCGCCGAGCTCCTGCTCGACCTCAGCGCCCACGCCCGGATGCTCGTGCTCGGCAGCCGCCGTCACGGCCGCGTCCGCCGCCTCCTCCCCGGCTCGGTCAGCGCCGCCTGCACCGAGCAGGCGACCTGTCGCGTGCTCGTCGTCGACGGCACCACCCCACCACCGCCCCACCATCGCGCCTGA
- a CDS encoding 1,4-dihydroxy-2-naphthoyl-CoA synthase: protein MSSSPAVVSEIFDPQEWQPVEGFDDLTDITYHRARGVGAVRVAFDRPEVLNAFRPHTVDELYRVLDHARRTADVGCVLLTGNGPGPEGTGAVGKWSFCSGGDQRIRGRSGYQYADGATADTVDQRRVQAEGGRLHILEVQRLIRTMPKVVVAVVPGWAAGGGHSLHVICDLTIASREHARFKQTDADVGSFDGGYGSAYLAKMVGQKRAREIFFLGRAYSAQEMKEMGAVNLVADHADLETTALEVAHEIMGKSPQAQRMLKFAFNLADDGLMGQQVFAGEATRLAYMTDEAVEGRDQFLEKREPDWSPFPWYF from the coding sequence CGACCTCACCGACATCACCTACCACCGGGCCCGGGGGGTGGGCGCGGTGCGGGTCGCCTTCGACCGCCCCGAGGTGCTCAACGCCTTCCGCCCGCACACGGTCGACGAGCTCTACCGGGTGCTCGACCACGCCCGGCGCACCGCCGACGTCGGGTGCGTCCTGCTCACGGGCAACGGACCCGGACCCGAGGGCACGGGCGCGGTCGGCAAGTGGTCGTTCTGCTCCGGCGGCGACCAGCGCATCCGCGGTCGCTCGGGCTACCAGTACGCGGACGGGGCCACCGCAGACACGGTCGACCAGCGACGGGTGCAGGCCGAGGGTGGACGCCTGCACATCCTCGAGGTGCAGCGACTGATCCGCACCATGCCCAAGGTCGTGGTCGCGGTCGTGCCCGGGTGGGCCGCCGGCGGCGGGCACTCCCTGCACGTGATCTGCGACCTGACGATCGCCTCGCGGGAGCACGCCCGGTTCAAGCAGACCGACGCCGACGTCGGCTCCTTCGACGGCGGCTACGGCTCGGCCTACCTCGCCAAGATGGTGGGGCAGAAGCGTGCTCGCGAGATCTTCTTCCTGGGTCGGGCCTACTCGGCGCAGGAGATGAAGGAGATGGGGGCGGTCAACCTCGTCGCCGACCACGCCGACCTCGAGACCACTGCGCTCGAGGTCGCCCACGAGATCATGGGCAAGTCCCCCCAGGCCCAGCGGATGCTGAAGTTCGCCTTCAACCTCGCCGACGACGGCCTCATGGGCCAGCAGGTCTTTGCCGGCGAGGCGACCCGGCTGGCCTACATGACCGACGAGGCCGTCGAGGGGCGTGACCAGTTCCTCGAGAAGCGCGAGCCCGACTGGTCGCCGTTCCCCTGGTACTTCTGA